From Bombyx mori chromosome 10, ASM3026992v2, a single genomic window includes:
- the LOC101744020 gene encoding protein Tob1, translating to MHIEVQVALNFVISYLYNKLPRRRVNIFGEELEKALKDKFRGHWYPDRPCRGSAFRCLKTGGPLDPVLERAARESGVPVRDVLEHLPRDLAVWVDPGEVSYRIGEKGAVKVLFSSDERAADERTDREVTRAFNPEAQCFRPVEPAAAPSPPAPAAFSPAPPFRAQPLTFTTATFAQTKFGSTKLKTSSKRANRMSPTEFSNYIKQRAMQQQLAARSMSPAPEAAYLSRREPAPGSAPPYPPAPSHLLLAN from the exons ATGCATATTGAAGTGCAAGTCGCCCTAAACTTCGTCATATCTTACTTATACAATAAGCTGCCAAGACGGCGAGTCAACATCTTCGGGGAAGAATTAGAGAAGGCACTCAAGGACAAATTCAGGGGTCATTGGTACCCGGACAGACCGTGCCGGGGCTCTGCGTTCCGATGCCTGAAAACTGGAGGCCCACTGGATCCAGTGCTTGAAAGAGCGGCGAGGGAGTCGGGAGTGCCCGTACGTGATGTACTAGAACACCTGCCCAGGGATCTGGCTGTCTGGGTTGATCCAG GTGAAGTATCATACCGTATCGGAGAAAAGGGCGCTGTGAAGGTTTTGTTCAGCAGTGACGAGCGTGCTGCCGATGAAAGAACCGATCGGGAG GTAACACGCGCGTTCAACCCTGAGGCCCAATGCTTCAGGCCAGTGGAGCCTGCTGCGGCGCCGTCACCGCCAGCGCCCGCGGCCTTCTCTCCTGCGCCTCCGTTCCGTGCACAGCCGCTCACCTTCACGACAGCTACATTTGCACAGACGAAGTTCGGCAGCACCAAGCTCAAAACGAGCAGCAAGCGCGCAAACCGCATGTCTCCCACCGAATTCAGCAATTACATAAAGCAGCGCGCGATGCAGCAGCAGCTGGCGGCGCGGTCCATGTCGCCGGCCCCGGAAGCGGCGTACCTGTCCCGCCGCGAGCCGGCGCCGGGCAGCGCGCCGCCCTACCCTCCGGCGCCGTCGCACCTGCTGCTCGCCAACTGA